One part of the Eptesicus fuscus isolate TK198812 chromosome 2, DD_ASM_mEF_20220401, whole genome shotgun sequence genome encodes these proteins:
- the LOC103284890 gene encoding 60S ribosomal protein L15-like: protein MGAYKYIQELWRKTQSDVMRILPRVRCWQYHQLSALHRSPHPTRPDKACRLGYKAKQGYVIYRIRVSRGGGLKRPVPKGETYSKPVHHGVNQLKFAQSLQSVAEERAGCHCGALTVLNSYWVGEDSTYKFFEVILTDPFHKAIRRNPDTQWITKPVYKHREM, encoded by the coding sequence ATGGGCGCTTACAAGTACATCCAGGAGCTATGGAGGAAGACGCAGTCCGATGTAATGCGCATCCTTCCCAGGGTGCGCTGCTGGCAGTACCACCAGCTCTCTGCGCTCCacaggtccccccaccccacccggccaGACAAAGCGTGCAGACTGGGCTACAAGGCCAAGCAAGGTTATGTCATATATCGGATTCGTGTGAGCCGTGGTGGTGGCCTCAAGCGCCCTGTTCCTAAGGGGGAGACCTACAGCAAGCCTGTCCATCACGGTGTTAACCAGCTAAAGTTTGCTCAAAGTCTTCAGTCTGTTGCCGAAGAGCGAGCTGGATGCCACTGTGGGGCTCTGACAGTCCTGAATTCTTACTGGGTTGGTGAAGATTCCACATACAAATTCTTTGAGGTTATCCTCACTGATCCATTCCATAAAGCTATCAGAAGAAATCCTGACACCCAATGGATCACCAAACCAGTCTACAAACACAGGGAGATGTGA